Proteins encoded within one genomic window of Theobroma cacao cultivar B97-61/B2 chromosome 7, Criollo_cocoa_genome_V2, whole genome shotgun sequence:
- the LOC18593442 gene encoding 50S ribosomal protein L30, with product MSAFNKFKASVPIAWSPNLYITLVRGIPGTRRLHRRTLEALRLRKCNRTVMRWNTPTVRGMLQQVKRLVVVETEEMFKARKQNEANHQALRPPIVISHLPASATDSSK from the exons ATGAGTGCTTTCAATAAGTTCAAAGCTAGTGTTCCCATTGCGTGGAGCCCTAACCTTTATATAACCCTTGTGAGGGGAATTCCGGGCACTAGGAGGCTTCATAGGCGCACCTTGGAGGCACTACGCCTGCGCAAATGTAACCGCACTGTCATGAGATGGAACACACCCACTGTCAGGGGAATGCTTCAGCAG GTGAAAAGATTGGTTGTGGTTGAGACAGAAGAAATGTTTAAGGCACGAAAACAGAACGAGGCCAACCACCAAGCTCTACGGCCCCCTATTGTCATTAGTCATCTCCCAGCTTCTGCGACTGACTCCTCTAAGTAG
- the LOC18593443 gene encoding uncharacterized protein LOC18593443, whose product MGKGSNLFLLFQVFNHCTHLQFHQVDRYSHQANSKENHEDFLHLARNNDPVAEEKAGAAEGKFERVSKQKGRAEEEAKSGDQRVASQTLEKIHDGAAEALSSDYKVDPVKSRYKEHVPRANYHKTGHLS is encoded by the exons ATGGGTAAGGGTAGCAatctctttctccttttccAAGTCTTCAACCACTGCACGCATCTGCAATTTCATCAAGTTGAT AGATATAGCCACCAAGCCAATAGTAAGGAAAACCACGaagattttcttcatttaGCCCGGAACAATGACCCTGTAGCAGAGGAGAAAGCAGGAGCAGCAGAAGGCAAGTTCGAGAGAGTTTCCAAGCAGAAGGGTAGAGCAGAGGAGGAAGCGAAGTCCGGTGACCAACGGGTCGCCAGCCAGACACTTGAGAAAATACATGATGGCGCTGCAGAGGCCCTCAGCAGTGATTACAAGGTTGATCCTGTTAAGAGTAGGTACAAGGAACATGTACCAAGGGCTAACTACCACAAGACTGGTCACTTAAGTTAA
- the LOC18593441 gene encoding endoglucanase 11, whose product MEEKRQHNSSLSQHKFPQQWCTSLLISFLAIVPSSQAFDYGKALSQSLLYFESQRSGRLPYNQRVTWRHHSGLTDGLEQGVDLVGGYYDAGDNVKFGLPMAFTITMLSWGVIEYGDEIAGAGEYSHALEAIKWGTDYFIKAHTRPNVLWAEVGDGDTDHYCWQRPEDMTTSRQAYKVDENNPGSDIAGETAAAMASASIVFRKTNPHYSHLLLQHAQQLFEFGDKFRGKYDESSVKVVKGYYPSVSGFKDELLWAALWLYKATNKEDYLRYALEMADEFGGITWAITEFSWDVKFAGLQIIASMLLMEERHRTMKHKDVLEQYRSKAEYYICACLNKNSNVTDNVERTPRGLLYTRQWNNMQYVSNAAFLLSVYSDHLRASNQRLRCDVGEVGPEEVFAFAKSQVDYILGANPMAMSYLVGYGSRYPQRMHHRGGSIESYRENKGFIGCTQGYDDWFQRDDPNPNVVVGALVGGPDKMDQFSDDRKNFMQTEACTYNTASLVGVLAKMHGLKEDRDFDIPLVASS is encoded by the exons ATGGAGGAGAAAAGGCAACACAACTCAAGTCTAAGTCAACACAAGTTCCCTCAACAATGGTGCACTTCTCTTTTGATCTCTTTCTTGGCCATTGTACCTTCAAGTCAAGCTTTCGACTATGGCAAAGCCCTCTCTCAAAGCCTCCTCTACTTTGAATCCCAACGCTCCGGCCGGTTACCCTACAATCAAAGAGTCACCTGGCGCCACCATTCTGGCCTCACCGACGGCCTAGAACAAGGG GTGGACTTGGTGGGAGGGTACTACGACGCCGGAGACAATGTGAAGTTCGGCCTGCCGATGGCATTCACCATCACAATGCTGTCATGGGGTGTCATCGAATATGGAGATGAAATCGCGGGAGCCGGAGAGTATAGTCACGCGCTTGAGGCAATAAAATGGGGAACCGATTATTTCATCAAAGCTCACACGCGCCCAAATGTCTTGTGGGCTGAG GTTGGCGATGGTGACACTGATCATTACTGTTGGCAGCGGCCGGAGGACATGACAACTTCCCGGCAAGCCTACAAGGTGGATGAAAACAACCCAGGGTCGGACATCGCCGGTGAGACGGCGGCGGCAATGGCGTCAGCCTCCATTGTGTTTAGGAAAACAAACCCACATTACTCTCACCTACTGTTGCAACATGCACAACAG TTGTTTGAGTTTGGAGACAAGTTTAGAGGGAAGTATGATGAAAGTAGTGTTAAGGTGGTGAAAGGATACTATCCGTCGGTGAGTGGGTTCAAAGATGAGCTGTTGTGGGCAGCTTTGTGGCTATACAAGGCCACCAACAAGGAGGATTATTTGAGGTATGCTTTGGAGATGGCAGATGAATTTGGTGGGATCACTTGGGCAATTACTGAGTTTAGCTGGGATGTCAAGTTTGCTGGTCTTCAGATCATTGCTTCTATG TTGCTGATGGAAGAGAGGCATAGGACGATGAAGCACAAGGATGTATTGGAACAGTATCGTTCAAAGGCTGAATATTATATCTGTGCTTGCCTTAACAAGAACAGCAATGTGACTGATAATGTGGAGCGCACCCCAAGAGGTTTATTGTACACCCGCCAGTGGAACAACATGCAATATGTGTCCAATGCAGCATTCCTTCTCAGTGTCTACTCTGATCATCTCCGAGCCTCGAATCAGCGGCTGAGATGCGACGTTGGCGAGGTGGGTCCGGAAGAAGTCTTTGCATTTGCTAAATCTCAGGTTGATTACATCTTGGGAGCTAATCCTATGGCCATGAGCTACTTGGTTGGGTATGGTTCGAGGTACCCTCAAAGGATGCACCACAGAGGGGGGTCCATCGAATCTTACAGAGAGAACAAGGGCTTTATTGGGTGCACTCAGGGGTATGATGATTGGTTTCAGAGAGATGATCCAAATCCTAATGTTGTTGTCGGGGCCCTGGTTGGTGGGCCAGATAAGATGGATCAGTTCAGTGATGATAGGAAGAATTTCATGCAGACAGAGGCCTGTACCTATAACACTGCAAGCCTGGTTGGGGTTTTGGCTAAAATGCATGGCCTGAAAGAGGACAGAGATTTTGACATTCCTTTAGTTGCTTCAAGCTAG